The genomic DNA AGACACTGGTCCGGTTGGGGTTAAAGGGGACATTGGGGTGGGCGGTCCGTTGCGGAGGATCGGTGCCCAGCTCCTGGTGGACATCCCAGTTCACGTCGAAGTTGCCCGAGGTCCCGGCAAAGTAGGGCGACGACTCGTAGATCACGGGGACCTTGAGCCCCTCTGTCTGGGTCTGGCGCTGCCGGATAACATCGACATGCACCCGGTCCCGCTTGCCGTCGTTGTCGGAGTCAAACTCGGTCTCCACCCAGAGGTGCTCCCGAATCCACTCGGTAGGCGTCGCAAAGGCCGGGACCACTTGCGCTTGGCCGTCGGCGAAGAGAGGTTTTGCCAGGGAGTTTTGGGCGTGGGCGGGGCCTGATAGCAGTGTGAGAGGGACGATGAGGCTTAGCAGAGAGCCAAGACGGAGGGACGAGGAGCGAGCGGTCGACATGGTGCCCGAATTATACAGTAAATCCGAGCGATTCTAGCGTACCCCGAGCCGTCGGTCCAGCCAGCGGAGCCACGAGGTCTTCTCTATGGTTGCCGTGATCGAGACGCGCTCCGCCGCAAGATTGAGTGCCAGGAGCAGAACCAGAACGGCTACCATTCCGACCAAAGGCAGGCTCTGCACCAGAAAGACTCCCGCCAGCGCGCCCAAGAGGTTCGAGCCCGTGTCGCCGAGCATGGCGCTTGCCCGCGCATCAGCCCACCACTCGATGGCAAGCACGATCAGCAACGGCCAGAGGTCAAGAAACGAGCGGGGAGCGAGCACGAGCGCGGGCACGACTAAAAGACCGAAGCCAAACAGTGCCCGCCCCGGGCGCAGGTCGAGGAGGTTCACGGTATTGGCTGAGAGCGCGATTACTCCTGCAGCGACCACGACCACGAGCCACTTGCCCGGAAACAGGAACCAGGCATAGCCCAAGGCGATCAGTCCACCCCCGAAGAGCTTGAGAGCACCCGTCGTGGGCTTACCGGTGAACAGGCTCTTGAGGTGGCCGCGAAATCCTCCCACCGAGCGGTTGCCCCAGAGATCGTCGGCGAGGCCGAGTACCCCAAAAGCGATCGCCGGCCAGAGGAGCGGGTAGCAGGCGAGGGGGAGGAGAAAGCTCAGGCCGGACGCTGAGGGTATCGGCTTCTTCTGAAAGTTGGGGCGCACCAGCTTCAGCTCCGCGCAGAGCATCCGCGTAAAGACAGGACACAGAAGGGCGAGGGTCGCCGCGATCCAGATCATCGGAGGAGCGCCTTTGCTACATCACGGAGCTGACGGAGCCGGTGGAGGCGGCCCGCGAGGTCGTTTTGCGTCACGCGGTGGTCCATGGTCGTGGGGACTTCGAGCACGCGAAAGCCGGCCTTGAGGGCGGAGATATCCAGGCCCGTCTCGATCCCAAAGCCCTCCGCGAGCGGGAGGGCTGCCTCTAAGACCGCACGCTTGAGGCAACGCTGGCCCGAGAGCGGGGCTTGCATGGTCTTTCCCGTGGCGCGCTTCACTCCCCAGCGCGCGAGCCGCAGGACGATCCCCATCCCCCCGCCGCGCCCGGGGACCACGGGAAAGAGCGCGACCGTCATGTCGGCATCGCCTTGGAGGACGGGAGTGCTGAGCTTGCTGGCCTCCGCCGCGGTCGCTCCGAGGTCGGCGTCTAGGAGTAGGAGAAACTCGCTGGTTGTCGCTTGAAGACCTGCGGTGAGGGCCGCCGCCTTCCC from Armatimonas rosea includes the following:
- a CDS encoding glycosyltransferase family 2 protein, translated to MTLTVLIPAYNEAERITATVAVALALPDVNDVLVIDDGSTDDTTRRATAAGARVLTLKQNGGKAAALTAGLQATTSEFLLLLDADLGATAAEASKLSTPVLQGDADMTVALFPVVPGRGGGMGIVLRLARWGVKRATGKTMQAPLSGQRCLKRAVLEAALPLAEGFGIETGLDISALKAGFRVLEVPTTMDHRVTQNDLAGRLHRLRQLRDVAKALLR